The Leclercia sp. S52 genome has a segment encoding these proteins:
- the rimM gene encoding ribosome maturation factor RimM (Essential for efficient processing of 16S rRNA), which translates to MSKKAPVEPIVLGKMGSCYGIRGWLRVFSSTEDAESIFDYQPWFIQKAGQWQEVELESWRHHNQDIVIKLKGVDDRDAANALTNCEIVVDSSQLPELEEGYYWKDLIGCQVVTTEGYGLGKVIDMMETGSNDVLVIKANLKDAFGIKERLVPFLDGQVIKKVDLATRTIEVDWDPGF; encoded by the coding sequence ATGAGCAAAAAAGCACCTGTTGAACCGATCGTATTGGGAAAAATGGGTTCTTGCTACGGTATCCGTGGTTGGCTCAGAGTGTTTTCCTCCACCGAAGACGCCGAAAGCATTTTTGACTATCAGCCCTGGTTTATCCAGAAGGCGGGTCAGTGGCAAGAGGTCGAGCTGGAAAGCTGGCGTCACCACAATCAGGACATCGTTATCAAGCTGAAAGGCGTTGACGATCGCGATGCCGCGAATGCGCTGACTAATTGTGAAATTGTCGTGGATTCGTCGCAGTTGCCTGAACTGGAAGAGGGTTACTACTGGAAAGACCTTATCGGTTGTCAGGTAGTCACTACCGAAGGTTACGGTCTGGGTAAAGTCATCGATATGATGGAAACCGGATCCAATGACGTTCTCGTCATTAAGGCAAACCTGAAAGATGCGTTCGGTATCAAGGAGCGGTTGGTTCCGTTCCTCGATGGGCAGGTTATCAAGAAAGTCGATCTCGCTACTCGAACTATCGAAGTAGATTGGGATCCTGGTTTTTAA
- a CDS encoding OmpA family protein: MLRRYVAPLFMASMLLAGCQTPQGKFTAEQVAAMKSYGFNEMNGDWSLGLSAKILFGKNEYKLQPESEQQIKSMAARLAATGLKHARMDGHTDNYGEESYNKALSLKRANVVADAWAQGASIPRSNLTTQGLGQQYPVADNKTGQGRAENRRVAVVISTP; this comes from the coding sequence ATGTTAAGGCGATACGTCGCACCGCTGTTTATGGCATCAATGCTGCTGGCCGGATGCCAGACGCCGCAGGGCAAATTTACCGCTGAGCAGGTCGCCGCCATGAAGTCTTACGGCTTTAATGAGATGAACGGTGACTGGTCGCTTGGCCTCTCCGCGAAAATCCTGTTTGGTAAAAACGAGTATAAGCTGCAGCCCGAGAGCGAACAGCAGATTAAAAGCATGGCTGCGCGACTTGCCGCAACGGGCCTGAAGCACGCACGAATGGACGGCCATACCGATAACTACGGCGAAGAGAGCTACAACAAAGCATTATCCCTGAAGCGGGCAAATGTGGTGGCCGATGCCTGGGCGCAGGGCGCCAGCATTCCACGCAGCAATCTGACAACCCAGGGTTTGGGTCAGCAATATCCTGTTGCGGACAATAAAACCGGCCAGGGACGTGCCGAAAACCGCCGCGTGGCGGTGGTGATCAGCACGCCCTGA
- the pheA gene encoding bifunctional chorismate mutase/prephenate dehydratase, whose protein sequence is MTPENPLLALRDKISALDEKLLSLLAERRALAVEVGKAKLASHRPVRDIDRERDLLERLINLGKTHHLDAHYITRLFQLIIEDSVLTQQALLQQHLNKTNPHSARIAFLGPKGSYSHLAARQYAARHFEEFIESGCAKFADIFNQVETGQADYAVVPIENTSSGAINDVYDLLQHTTLSLVGEMTIPIDHCVLVSGTTDLDKIETVYSHPQPFQQCSQFLNRYPGWKIEYTESTSAAMEKVAQANSPTVAALGSEAGGALYGLQVLERNLANQTQNITRFIVLARKAINVSDQVPAKTTLLMATGQQAGALVEALLVLRNHNLIMTKLESRPIHGNPWEEMFYLDIQANLESASLQKALRELGEITRSMKVLGCYPSENVVPVDPV, encoded by the coding sequence ATGACACCGGAAAACCCGTTACTGGCTCTGCGCGACAAGATCAGCGCTCTGGATGAAAAATTGCTTTCGCTGCTGGCCGAGCGCCGTGCGCTGGCCGTTGAGGTAGGAAAAGCAAAGCTGGCGTCGCATCGTCCGGTACGCGATATCGATCGGGAGCGCGACCTGCTGGAACGCCTGATTAACCTCGGCAAAACGCATCATCTGGATGCACACTACATCACCCGCCTGTTCCAGCTGATTATTGAAGATTCCGTCCTGACGCAGCAGGCATTGCTGCAGCAGCATCTGAACAAAACCAACCCGCACTCGGCGCGTATTGCCTTCCTTGGACCGAAAGGTTCCTACTCCCACCTCGCCGCGCGTCAGTACGCTGCCCGTCACTTCGAAGAGTTTATTGAGAGCGGCTGCGCGAAGTTCGCGGATATCTTTAATCAGGTGGAGACCGGGCAGGCGGATTACGCCGTCGTGCCGATTGAGAACACCAGTTCCGGCGCCATCAACGACGTGTACGATTTGCTCCAGCACACCACCCTGTCGCTGGTAGGCGAGATGACGATCCCTATCGACCACTGCGTGCTGGTATCCGGCACCACCGACCTCGATAAAATCGAGACGGTCTACAGCCACCCACAGCCCTTCCAGCAGTGCAGCCAGTTCCTGAACCGCTATCCGGGCTGGAAAATTGAATATACCGAGAGCACCTCGGCAGCCATGGAAAAGGTCGCACAGGCTAATTCCCCAACCGTGGCCGCGCTGGGCAGTGAAGCGGGCGGCGCGCTGTATGGCTTACAGGTGCTGGAACGTAACCTGGCAAACCAGACGCAAAACATCACCCGTTTCATCGTGCTGGCGCGTAAGGCGATCAACGTTTCCGATCAGGTTCCGGCCAAAACCACGCTGCTGATGGCGACCGGTCAGCAGGCCGGTGCGCTGGTAGAAGCCCTGCTGGTGCTGCGCAACCACAATCTGATTATGACCAAACTGGAATCGCGCCCGATCCACGGCAACCCGTGGGAAGAGATGTTCTATCTCGATATCCAGGCTAACCTCGAGTCTGCTTCCCTGCAGAAAGCCCTGCGTGAACTGGGTGAGATCACCCGTTCGATGAAGGTGCTGGGCTGCTATCCGAGCGAAAACGTGGTCCCGGTTGATCCGGTTTAA
- a CDS encoding DUF2799 domain-containing protein, which yields MRLIVTPLLCLLLTACQIDPYTHQPHWTGTDWYDAGKEDAMNGVAVKSNESLAANFNDPKVDRSDYLSGYKDGQQKICQENFVYAWGLAGRIFPASCDTAENATTLRTAWQQGMNEGTKASRLN from the coding sequence ATGCGCCTGATTGTTACCCCGCTGTTGTGCCTGTTATTAACTGCCTGTCAGATCGATCCTTACACCCATCAACCCCACTGGACGGGAACCGACTGGTATGATGCCGGTAAAGAAGACGCCATGAATGGCGTGGCGGTAAAATCCAATGAAAGCCTTGCCGCTAATTTTAACGACCCCAAGGTGGATCGTTCCGACTATCTCAGCGGATATAAAGATGGCCAGCAAAAAATATGTCAGGAAAACTTTGTTTACGCCTGGGGGTTAGCCGGCCGAATATTCCCCGCCAGCTGTGACACAGCAGAAAACGCCACTACCCTTCGTACCGCCTGGCAACAGGGAATGAATGAAGGAACAAAAGCCAGCCGTTTAAATTAA
- the trmD gene encoding tRNA (guanosine(37)-N1)-methyltransferase TrmD, giving the protein MWIGIISLFPEMFRAITDYGVTGRAVKNGLLSIESWSPRDFTHDRHRTVDERPYGGGPGMLMMVQPLRDAIAAAKAAAGEGAKVIYLSPQGRKLDQAGVSELAANQKLILVCGRYEGIDERVIQTEIDEEWSIGDYVLSGGELPAMTLIDSVSRFIPGVLGHEASATEDSFADGLLDCPHYTRPEVLEGMEVPPVLLSGNHAEIRRWRLKQSLGRTWLRRPELLENLALTEEQAKLLAEFKREHAHQQQKHDGMA; this is encoded by the coding sequence ATGTGGATTGGCATTATTAGCCTGTTTCCTGAAATGTTCCGCGCGATTACTGATTACGGGGTAACTGGCCGGGCAGTAAAAAATGGCCTGCTGAGCATCGAAAGCTGGAGTCCACGTGACTTCACCCATGACCGGCACCGTACCGTGGACGAACGTCCTTACGGCGGCGGACCGGGGATGCTCATGATGGTTCAACCCTTACGGGATGCCATCGCAGCAGCAAAAGCCGCGGCAGGTGAAGGCGCAAAGGTGATTTATCTGTCACCTCAGGGACGCAAGCTTGATCAAGCGGGCGTCAGCGAACTGGCAGCGAATCAGAAACTGATTCTGGTGTGCGGTCGCTATGAAGGGATAGATGAGCGCGTAATTCAAACCGAGATTGACGAAGAATGGTCTATCGGCGATTACGTTCTCAGCGGTGGTGAGTTACCGGCAATGACGCTGATTGACTCCGTTTCCCGGTTCATTCCGGGGGTACTGGGCCATGAAGCATCAGCAACAGAAGACTCTTTTGCTGACGGATTGCTGGACTGTCCACACTATACCCGTCCTGAAGTGTTAGAAGGGATGGAGGTACCGCCGGTATTACTGTCGGGAAACCATGCCGAGATTCGTCGCTGGCGTCTGAAGCAGTCGCTGGGCCGTACCTGGCTTAGAAGACCTGAACTTCTGGAAAACCTGGCTCTGACTGAAGAGCAAGCAAAGTTGCTGGCCGAGTTCAAAAGAGAACACGCGCACCAGCAGCAGAAACATGATGGGATGGCCTGA
- the dgcN gene encoding diguanylate cyclase DgcN → MNKEMFSAPRLTFKRTLRRISIISVLITMTLVWLLLCIASVVTLKQYAQRNLELTSATMSRSLEAALVFNDATAANEALASLGKQGQFSAAELLDRYDNRFAAWSMGPNDEADPLSQLVSQWLFPHPIRQRVWHNNLPIGELHLTARDSLIGHFLWTSLAVLTGCLLFASLVALTITRSLHNGVVAALQNITDVVHDVRTNRNFSRRVSQERIDEFHRFGQDFNSLLDEMEEWQLKLQAKNAQLMRTAMHDPLTGLANRAAFRTHIAALMNDASARTNAALLYLDGDDFKRINDTWGHTAGDCVLIEVARRMVEFGGAQHQSYRLGGDEFAIILYDVHSEQEVLRLCAALRQQFSPSYELHNGFSSRMSLSIGYALSWQHHSVEALLEQADRNMYLVKHQRSKITP, encoded by the coding sequence ATGAATAAGGAAATGTTCTCAGCGCCGCGTCTTACGTTCAAAAGAACCCTGCGGCGTATCAGTATAATTAGCGTCCTCATTACAATGACGCTTGTCTGGTTATTATTGTGTATTGCTTCCGTGGTGACGCTGAAACAGTATGCGCAACGCAACCTTGAATTAACCAGCGCTACCATGAGCCGCAGCCTGGAGGCGGCGTTGGTCTTTAATGATGCCACTGCCGCCAACGAAGCGCTGGCCTCGCTCGGCAAGCAAGGGCAGTTCTCGGCAGCGGAACTGCTGGATCGTTACGATAATCGCTTTGCCGCCTGGTCGATGGGACCGAACGACGAAGCGGATCCGCTCAGCCAGCTGGTCAGCCAGTGGTTGTTCCCGCACCCCATCAGACAGCGCGTCTGGCACAATAATTTGCCGATCGGTGAGTTACACCTCACCGCGCGGGATAGCCTGATCGGCCACTTCCTCTGGACATCGCTGGCGGTGTTAACCGGCTGCCTTCTGTTTGCCTCTCTGGTGGCGTTAACCATCACCCGCTCCCTGCATAATGGCGTGGTAGCCGCCCTGCAAAACATTACCGATGTGGTGCATGACGTACGTACAAACCGCAACTTCTCCCGTCGGGTATCCCAGGAGAGGATTGATGAATTTCATCGCTTCGGTCAGGACTTTAACAGCCTGCTGGATGAGATGGAGGAGTGGCAGCTAAAACTACAGGCCAAAAACGCCCAGCTGATGCGCACCGCTATGCATGACCCGCTCACCGGTCTGGCTAACCGGGCCGCCTTTCGCACCCACATTGCGGCGCTGATGAATGACGCCTCCGCGCGGACCAACGCCGCCCTGCTCTATCTGGATGGGGATGACTTTAAGCGTATTAACGATACCTGGGGTCATACCGCGGGCGATTGTGTATTGATAGAAGTGGCCCGCAGAATGGTCGAGTTTGGCGGTGCACAGCATCAATCTTACCGTCTGGGTGGGGATGAGTTTGCCATCATTCTGTATGACGTCCATTCAGAACAAGAAGTGCTGCGCCTCTGCGCCGCGCTGAGGCAACAATTCAGCCCGTCCTATGAACTGCACAACGGGTTCTCCTCCCGGATGTCACTCAGTATTGGCTACGCGCTGAGCTGGCAGCACCACTCCGTTGAAGCGTTACTGGAGCAAGCCGACCGGAATATGTATCTGGTGAAGCACCAGCGTTCGAAAATCACACCGTAG
- the aroF gene encoding 3-deoxy-7-phosphoheptulonate synthase AroF, producing MQKDALNNVHISDEHVLITPDQLKAEFPLSVEQEAQIAHSRQTISDIIVGRDPRLLVVCGPCSIHDPETAIEYAHRFKALAEEVSDSLYLVMRVYFEKPRTTVGWKGLINDPHMDGSFDVEAGLKIARNLLVELVNMGLPLATEALDPNSPQYLGDLFSWSAIGARTTESQTHREMASGLSMPVGFKNGTDGSLATAINAMRAAAMPHRFVGINQAGQVCLLQTQGNPDGHVILRGGKAPNYSPADVAQCEKEMEQAGLRPALMVDCSHGNSNKDYRRQPAVAESVVAQIKDGNRSIIGLMIESNIHEGNQSSEQPRSAMKHGVSVTDACISWETTDALLREIHKDLNGQLATRLA from the coding sequence ATGCAAAAAGACGCGCTGAATAACGTACATATTAGTGATGAACATGTTCTGATCACTCCGGATCAACTGAAAGCGGAATTCCCGCTGAGCGTTGAGCAAGAGGCGCAAATCGCGCACTCCCGCCAGACCATCTCCGACATTATTGTCGGGCGCGATCCGCGTCTGCTGGTGGTATGCGGTCCGTGCTCCATTCATGATCCAGAAACCGCCATCGAATATGCGCACCGTTTTAAAGCCCTGGCCGAGGAGGTCAGCGATAGCCTCTACCTGGTCATGCGCGTCTATTTTGAAAAACCCCGCACCACCGTCGGCTGGAAAGGGTTAATTAACGATCCGCACATGGATGGCTCGTTTGATGTGGAAGCTGGCCTGAAGATTGCGCGTAATCTTCTGGTGGAGCTGGTGAATATGGGGCTGCCGCTGGCAACGGAAGCGCTGGATCCGAACAGCCCGCAATACCTGGGCGATCTGTTCAGCTGGTCCGCCATTGGCGCGCGCACCACTGAATCGCAGACGCACCGTGAGATGGCCTCCGGCCTCTCCATGCCGGTTGGCTTCAAAAACGGTACCGACGGTAGCCTGGCAACAGCCATCAACGCCATGCGTGCCGCAGCCATGCCGCACCGTTTTGTCGGCATCAACCAGGCCGGCCAGGTCTGCCTGTTGCAGACCCAGGGCAACCCGGATGGCCACGTCATCCTGCGCGGCGGCAAAGCGCCTAACTACAGCCCGGCAGATGTAGCCCAGTGTGAAAAAGAGATGGAACAGGCAGGACTGCGCCCGGCACTGATGGTAGATTGCAGTCATGGTAATTCGAATAAAGATTACCGTCGTCAGCCTGCGGTGGCGGAATCCGTCGTCGCGCAGATTAAAGATGGCAACCGTTCGATTATTGGCCTGATGATTGAGAGCAACATCCATGAGGGCAATCAGTCATCAGAACAGCCGCGCAGCGCCATGAAGCATGGGGTTTCCGTCACCGATGCCTGCATTAGCTGGGAAACCACCGACGCGCTGCTGCGTGAGATCCACAAAGATTTGAACGGCCAGCTGGCGACGCGTCTGGCTTAA
- a CDS encoding DUF2946 domain-containing protein, with translation MPRSDGGEVTTKQHQAQWQRIAAGLALFAILMIVFAPLVSVSLQKDPMSAMPGMHHDMSMMAEHHHAPPESTPVDHAEACGYCVLLAHVPGVILALVLLLCAVLLRQRLTPLRPAVYHWHFFPWLRPDTRAPPHLSA, from the coding sequence ATGCCCCGCTCTGACGGAGGGGAAGTGACGACTAAACAGCATCAGGCACAGTGGCAACGTATCGCGGCAGGTCTCGCGTTATTTGCGATCCTGATGATCGTCTTCGCGCCGCTGGTCTCTGTCTCGCTGCAGAAAGATCCCATGAGCGCTATGCCCGGCATGCATCACGACATGAGCATGATGGCGGAGCACCATCATGCACCGCCTGAAAGTACGCCTGTCGACCACGCCGAAGCCTGCGGTTACTGCGTGCTGCTGGCCCACGTGCCGGGCGTCATTCTGGCGCTTGTACTGCTGTTATGCGCAGTCTTACTCCGACAGCGCCTCACGCCGCTGCGACCCGCCGTATACCACTGGCATTTCTTCCCCTGGCTCCGTCCCGATACTCGCGCGCCGCCGCATCTGTCTGCTTAA
- the raiA gene encoding ribosome-associated translation inhibitor RaiA, with product MTMNITSKQMEITPAIRQHVADRLAKLDKWQTHLINPHIILSKEPQGFIADATINTPNGHLVASAKHEDMYTAINDLINKLERQLNKVQHKGEARRATTSVKDASFAEEVEAEDE from the coding sequence ATGACAATGAACATTACCAGTAAACAAATGGAAATTACTCCGGCAATCCGCCAGCACGTCGCAGACCGTCTCGCCAAACTGGATAAATGGCAAACACACTTGATCAACCCGCATATCATTCTCTCTAAGGAGCCACAGGGTTTCATCGCTGACGCAACTATCAATACTCCAAACGGCCATCTGGTCGCCAGCGCGAAACATGAGGATATGTACACCGCCATCAACGATTTGATTAACAAGCTGGAACGGCAGCTCAATAAAGTGCAACACAAAGGTGAAGCCCGTCGCGCCACAACATCGGTGAAAGACGCCAGCTTCGCAGAAGAAGTTGAAGCTGAAGATGAATAA
- a CDS encoding YfiR family protein, with protein sequence MLSMPYGLAIGGTLSETDKAVRSIVSGIVSYTRWPALSGKPNLCIFASSHYVEALSSEGPDALPYTPVIIHDDGEALGAECHAFYFGDETPTHQLELSQALHARPLLLIAEHNPQCLIGSAFCLIIDSARVRFSVNLDVLSRSGVRVNPDVLMLARNKKHE encoded by the coding sequence ATGTTATCTATGCCCTATGGGCTCGCTATTGGCGGAACGTTATCCGAAACGGATAAAGCAGTACGCTCTATTGTCTCCGGGATCGTCAGTTACACCCGCTGGCCTGCGCTCTCCGGCAAGCCGAATTTGTGCATCTTTGCCTCCTCCCACTATGTTGAGGCGCTCAGTAGCGAGGGACCGGACGCGCTGCCCTATACCCCCGTCATTATTCATGACGATGGGGAAGCATTGGGTGCAGAATGTCACGCGTTCTATTTTGGTGATGAAACTCCGACCCACCAGCTTGAATTAAGTCAGGCGCTGCATGCCAGACCGTTACTATTAATTGCGGAGCATAATCCGCAATGCCTTATAGGTAGTGCTTTCTGCCTGATAATAGACAGTGCCAGAGTAAGGTTTTCCGTCAATCTGGACGTACTGTCGCGCAGCGGAGTCAGAGTCAATCCTGATGTGTTAATGCTCGCACGGAATAAAAAGCATGAATAA
- a CDS encoding PepSY-associated TM helix domain-containing protein translates to MTTCTPRAAWGNLLRRLHFYIGLFVGPFIFIAALSGTLYVATPQLENALYHHALFSETEGALRPLAEQIAVAEKVTGGELRLQAVRPGLASGETTRVMYLDPALKASENRAIFIDPVSLEVRGDMTVYGTSGILPLRQKIDYLHQSLLLGDAGRLYSELAASWMWIAALGGIALWFYTRPKRRINNRFQNRRRLHVSLGWSLLVGMLLFSATGLTWSQWAGGNVDKLRAEMNWLTPQVNTQLHGPAEVADPHAEHRSHHMTMSMPEMKPDLSLYDGVLQAANAAGIDATKLEIRPAKRDAMAWTVTEIDRSWPTQVDAVAVDPATLTVIDRARFADYPLMAKLTRWGVDFHMGVLFGLPNQLVLIAFGLGLCVMIVWGYRMWWMRRPRQTASDPAQTLCQSWMALPLAGRVVSLVVSVALGLMMPVMGCSLALFIVIDWLRWRTAARVSLAESRE, encoded by the coding sequence ATGACTACCTGCACTCCGCGCGCAGCATGGGGCAACCTGCTGCGTCGTCTTCACTTCTATATTGGTCTGTTTGTCGGGCCGTTTATCTTTATCGCCGCGCTCTCCGGAACGCTGTATGTCGCTACGCCACAGCTGGAAAACGCGCTTTATCATCATGCGCTGTTCAGCGAGACCGAGGGTGCATTGCGTCCCCTTGCCGAGCAAATCGCGGTGGCGGAAAAGGTCACCGGCGGGGAGCTGCGGCTACAGGCGGTGCGCCCGGGTCTGGCATCAGGGGAAACCACCCGGGTGATGTACCTTGACCCGGCGCTGAAAGCCTCAGAGAACCGGGCCATCTTTATCGATCCGGTCAGCCTCGAAGTGCGTGGGGATATGACCGTCTACGGCACCAGCGGTATTCTGCCGTTGCGTCAGAAAATCGATTACCTGCATCAGTCTTTGCTCCTGGGGGATGCAGGACGTCTTTACAGCGAGCTGGCCGCGTCCTGGATGTGGATTGCCGCACTGGGAGGGATTGCCCTGTGGTTCTATACCCGGCCAAAACGGCGCATCAACAACCGTTTTCAGAACCGCCGACGTCTGCACGTTTCCCTCGGCTGGAGCCTGCTGGTGGGCATGCTGCTCTTCTCGGCGACCGGCCTGACCTGGTCCCAGTGGGCGGGCGGTAATGTGGATAAACTGCGGGCAGAGATGAACTGGCTCACGCCGCAGGTGAACACGCAGCTGCACGGCCCGGCGGAAGTCGCCGATCCGCATGCTGAGCACCGCAGCCATCACATGACCATGTCCATGCCGGAAATGAAACCTGATCTCTCCCTGTACGACGGCGTGCTGCAGGCGGCCAATGCGGCGGGAATTGATGCCACGAAGCTGGAGATACGCCCGGCGAAGCGTGACGCAATGGCGTGGACGGTGACGGAGATCGATCGCAGCTGGCCGACGCAGGTTGATGCGGTTGCCGTAGATCCCGCGACCCTGACCGTTATCGATCGCGCCCGCTTTGCGGATTACCCGCTGATGGCCAAACTGACCCGCTGGGGGGTGGATTTCCATATGGGCGTGCTGTTTGGCTTGCCAAACCAGCTGGTACTGATCGCCTTTGGTCTCGGGCTGTGCGTCATGATTGTGTGGGGCTACCGGATGTGGTGGATGCGTCGCCCCCGGCAGACGGCATCGGATCCGGCGCAGACGCTGTGTCAGAGCTGGATGGCGTTGCCGCTGGCGGGGCGCGTGGTCTCTTTAGTCGTCAGCGTAGCGCTGGGACTCATGATGCCGGTGATGGGCTGTAGCCTGGCGCTGTTTATCGTTATTGACTGGCTGCGCTGGCGTACGGCAGCGCGAGTATCCCTGGCCGAATCGCGGGAATGA
- the rpsP gene encoding 30S ribosomal protein S16 encodes MVTIRLARHGAKKRPFYQVVVTDSRNARNGRFIERVGFFNPLASGAEEETRLDLDRIAHWVGQGATVSDRVATLIKAANKAA; translated from the coding sequence ATGGTAACTATTCGTTTAGCACGTCACGGCGCGAAAAAGCGTCCGTTCTACCAGGTTGTTGTTACTGACAGCCGTAATGCACGCAACGGTCGCTTCATCGAGCGCGTTGGTTTCTTCAACCCACTGGCCTCTGGCGCAGAAGAAGAAACCCGTCTGGATCTGGATCGTATCGCTCACTGGGTTGGCCAGGGCGCTACCGTTTCCGATCGCGTTGCTACGCTGATCAAAGCAGCAAACAAAGCAGCTTAA
- the tyrA gene encoding bifunctional chorismate mutase/prephenate dehydrogenase, with amino-acid sequence MVAELTALRDQIDEVDKALLDLLARRMALVAEVGEVKSKYGLPIYVPEREASMLASRRKEAEALGVSPDLIEDVLRRVMRESYSSENDKGFKTLCPTLRPVVIVGGGGQMGRLFEKMLTLSGYQVRILEKEDWARAQTMVADAGMVIVSVPIHVTEEIIAKLPPLPEDCILVDLASVKNGPLQAMLAAHNGPVLGLHPMFGPDSGSLAKQVVVYCDGRQPEAYQWFLEQIQVWGARLHRISAVEHDQNMAFIQALRHFATFAYGLHLAEENVQLEQLLSLSSPIYRLELAMVGRLFAQDPQLYADIIMSSGNNLALIKRYYQRFGEAITLLEHGDKQAFIDSFRKVEHWFGDYAQRFQSESRILLRQANDSRQ; translated from the coding sequence ATGGTTGCTGAATTGACCGCCTTGCGCGATCAAATTGACGAGGTGGATAAGGCGCTGCTGGATTTGCTGGCGCGCCGTATGGCGCTGGTCGCGGAAGTTGGCGAAGTAAAAAGTAAATACGGTTTGCCAATTTACGTGCCGGAGCGCGAAGCCTCCATGCTGGCATCCCGGCGTAAAGAGGCCGAGGCGCTGGGCGTCTCACCGGATCTGATTGAAGATGTGCTGCGCCGCGTGATGCGTGAGTCTTACTCCAGCGAAAACGACAAAGGCTTCAAAACCCTCTGTCCGACGCTGCGCCCGGTGGTGATTGTCGGTGGCGGCGGGCAGATGGGGCGTCTGTTTGAGAAGATGCTGACGCTCTCTGGCTATCAGGTGCGCATCCTCGAAAAAGAGGACTGGGCGCGGGCGCAGACGATGGTTGCCGATGCGGGCATGGTCATCGTCAGCGTGCCTATTCATGTTACTGAAGAGATCATTGCTAAACTGCCACCGCTGCCGGAAGACTGCATTCTGGTCGATCTGGCCTCGGTAAAAAATGGCCCGCTGCAGGCGATGCTGGCCGCGCATAACGGCCCGGTGCTGGGGCTGCACCCGATGTTCGGTCCGGACAGCGGCAGCCTGGCGAAGCAGGTGGTCGTCTACTGCGATGGCCGTCAGCCTGAAGCCTATCAGTGGTTCCTGGAGCAGATTCAGGTGTGGGGCGCTCGACTGCACCGAATTAGCGCCGTCGAGCATGACCAGAACATGGCCTTTATCCAGGCGCTGCGCCACTTCGCGACCTTCGCCTATGGCCTGCACCTGGCGGAAGAGAATGTTCAGCTTGAGCAGTTGCTGTCGCTATCGTCACCTATCTATCGCCTCGAACTGGCGATGGTCGGTCGACTGTTTGCCCAGGATCCGCAGCTGTATGCAGATATCATTATGTCCTCGGGCAATAACCTGGCGCTGATCAAGCGTTACTACCAGCGTTTTGGTGAGGCGATCACCCTTCTGGAGCACGGTGATAAACAGGCGTTTATCGACAGCTTCCGTAAGGTGGAGCACTGGTTTGGCGATTATGCCCAGCGCTTCCAGAGCGAGAGTCGCATTCTGCTGCGGCAGGCGAATGACAGTCGCCAGTAA
- the rplS gene encoding 50S ribosomal protein L19 produces the protein MSNIIKQLEQEQMKQDVPSFRPGDTVEVKVWVVEGSKKRLQAFEGVVIAIRNRGLHSAFTVRKISNGEGVERVFQTHSPVVDSIAVKRRGAVRKAKLYYLRERTGKSARIKERLN, from the coding sequence ATGAGCAACATTATTAAGCAACTTGAACAAGAGCAGATGAAGCAGGACGTACCTTCCTTCCGTCCGGGTGATACCGTGGAAGTGAAAGTATGGGTTGTTGAAGGTTCCAAAAAACGTCTGCAGGCATTCGAGGGCGTGGTTATCGCTATTCGTAACCGCGGTCTGCACTCTGCATTCACTGTTCGTAAAATTTCCAACGGCGAAGGCGTTGAGCGTGTCTTCCAGACTCACTCTCCGGTAGTTGACAGCATTGCTGTTAAACGTCGTGGTGCTGTACGTAAAGCTAAACTGTACTACCTGCGTGAGCGTACTGGTAAGTCTGCTCGTATTAAAGAGCGTCTGAACTAA